GGCAGCTTTATGAGCTCTTCAGAAGGGTTCAAAAGGGTCATTACCGTCACTGTACTCTTCTGCCTCTTAACGGCGGCTATAGTCTGAATAAAATTAGATATGATGCCCTTTTTTCTACGGTTCAGCATTTTATGAAAAATTACTGGCAGAACAGACTGACCATGGCCCGGATGGGACCACTATGGATTAAGAATCTTATAGATAATTTTGGATTTCTGGGTCAAATGGATATTAAAGAATTCCATACTGAGAAACCAGTGCTTTTAACAGGTGCTGGAGAATCACTGGAAAAGACGATTCCCCTGATTAAGGAATACAGAGACTCCCTCTATCTTCTCTGCGTTGATACGGCCCTTCAGGCTCTCGTCCGAAATGACATTATCCCTGACGGTGTGGTCAATCTTGAAGCACAATTCTACAACCTGAAAGATTTTTACACTCTGCAAAACCGCAGTATTGATATTTTTTCTGATATAACAGCCTACCCTCCCACTTTGAGGCAAAAAGAGTGCAATCACTATATATTTTCCTCCTCTTTCGAAGAAACGGCACTTCACAAAAGACTCAGATCGGCAGAACTCCTTCCCAGTGAGATACCGCCTCTGGGCTCCGTAGGAGTAGCGGCACTCTATCTGGCAGGAGAAATTACAAATTCCAAGGTGTTTATAACCGGTCTGGATTTTTCCTATAGGGAAGGAAAGACACATGCCTGTGAGACACCTTTCCATGACTGGTGCCGTCTGAAAGAAGGGCGACTGAAGGGGGATGTCTGGTACTCCTTCTCCAAGAGCAGACCCTCTTATCCCTCCCTGGGAAAGGTGAAGGGATTTGTGACAAACAGTATATTGGAAAGCTATGGAAGACAATTGGAAGATCTGAGCACAACCATGGAGAACAGAGTCTTTGATTTGGCTGAAATGGGCTTAAAAATGTCCATTCCTTCCATCAATGGTGAAGAATTTAGATGCATGATAAAATCTGAGTACCGGGAGATCCACGGGGAAAATAGCTCGAATCAAGAGGATAAAAGGTCTAGACTTTCAAAATTCAGAGAATCCGAAAAGAAAAGGTTAAAAGATCTGATTTCTCTATGGGATGATATTATAAACAGGAATAAAAAAGAGGAAGAAATCCTTCCTCTCATTTTTGAATGTGATTATTTATACTTTCATTTTCCAGATAGAAATCAGCTGCCGAATACAGACCCGGCCTTCCTGTTCAGAGTGATCAGGGAAGCCAGAGACCTTCTCAGACGCCTTTCATAAATATCAATCAGTCATTATCGCTCGTCTTAAGAACAGCAAGAAATGCAGACTGGGGAAGCTCTACGTTTCCTACCATTTTCATCCTTTTCTTACCCTCTTTCTGTTTCTCTAAAAGCTTTCTCTTTCTGGAAATATCACCACCGTAACATTTTGAAGTGACGTCTTTCCTGAGAGCACTGATTGTTTCTCTGGAGATAACCG
This sequence is a window from Oceanispirochaeta sp.. Protein-coding genes within it:
- a CDS encoding 6-hydroxymethylpterin diphosphokinase MptE-like protein, coding for MDARVSLTQASNGEDNILCQGKSLYSRYAPSASALKAASKAILQENCIYIIPSPLLGYGIFSFISRMPSTSIVIGIETDQDLMAVTAGHQQEILKQETRYQSYRIESSGQLYELFRRVQKGHYRHCTLLPLNGGYSLNKIRYDALFSTVQHFMKNYWQNRLTMARMGPLWIKNLIDNFGFLGQMDIKEFHTEKPVLLTGAGESLEKTIPLIKEYRDSLYLLCVDTALQALVRNDIIPDGVVNLEAQFYNLKDFYTLQNRSIDIFSDITAYPPTLRQKECNHYIFSSSFEETALHKRLRSAELLPSEIPPLGSVGVAALYLAGEITNSKVFITGLDFSYREGKTHACETPFHDWCRLKEGRLKGDVWYSFSKSRPSYPSLGKVKGFVTNSILESYGRQLEDLSTTMENRVFDLAEMGLKMSIPSINGEEFRCMIKSEYREIHGENSSNQEDKRSRLSKFRESEKKRLKDLISLWDDIINRNKKEEEILPLIFECDYLYFHFPDRNQLPNTDPAFLFRVIREARDLLRRLS